Below is a genomic region from Deltaproteobacteria bacterium.
TGATATGATAGGCGTCCCCGGACATTCCAAAGCCCGCCACCTCCGCAAAAACAGCGGCCCCCCTGGCCAGAGCAAACTCCAACTCCTCCAGGATAAGGATGCCCGATCCCTCGCCTACAACGAAGCCGTCCCGGCCTTTATCGAAGGGTCGGCTTGCTCTCTCCGGTTCCTCGTTCCGGGTGGAAAGTGCCCGCATGGAGTTGAACCCGGCGAAGGTCAGGGGGGTGATAACGGATTCCGCCCCCCCTGCGATGGCCGCGTCGGCATCCCCGTACTGGATCATCCGAAAGGCTTCGCCAATGTTGTGGGTCCCGGTCGCACAGGCCGTCACCACACAGCTATTGGGACCCTTGGCTCCGGTTCTGATGGAGATTTGCCCGGCCGCCAGGTTGGCGATCGTCATGGGAATGAAGAAAGGTGAGACCCTCCTCGGTCCCTTTTCCTTCAGGATCGTGGCGTATTTCTCGATATAGGGAAGCCCACCCAAACCGGCGCCGACCACCACCGCGACCCGGCCGGCGTTGGACTCGTCAATGATCAGGCCGGAATGTTCAATCGCCTCGAGAGCAGCGAAGATGGCATAGGGGATAAACATGTCCATCTTCTTGAGGTCCTTGCCGTTTATCCGTTTCTCCGGCTCGAACCCCTTGACCTCGGCAGCGATCCTGGTTGCAAGATCCTTGGGATCGAACCGGGTGACAGGACCCACTCCGGACCGGCCGGCAAGCATATCAGCCCAACTCCCGGGCACATCAAGCCCCAAAGGCGTTACGGCTCCCAAACCGGTTACAACAACTCTTCTTTTCACGAGCAACCTTTCTCTTAGGACGCTTTCCCCTGTATGTAGGTGATGGCATC
It encodes:
- the fabF gene encoding beta-ketoacyl-ACP synthase II; this encodes MKRRVVVTGLGAVTPLGLDVPGSWADMLAGRSGVGPVTRFDPKDLATRIAAEVKGFEPEKRINGKDLKKMDMFIPYAIFAALEAIEHSGLIIDESNAGRVAVVVGAGLGGLPYIEKYATILKEKGPRRVSPFFIPMTIANLAAGQISIRTGAKGPNSCVVTACATGTHNIGEAFRMIQYGDADAAIAGGAESVITPLTFAGFNSMRALSTRNEEPERASRPFDKGRDGFVVGEGSGILILEELEFALARGAAVFAEVAGFGMSGDAYHITAPPEGGAGAAQCMQNVLHDAGIAPEDVSYINAHGTSTALNDLYETQAIKSVFGDAAYGIPVSSTKSMTGHLLGAAGGVEAVVAVKTVMEDRIPPTINYEEPDPECDLDYVPNKARDARVDVAISNSFGFGGTNACLAFRKLTP